AGTTAGATGTTTAGCCATCTGCCTTGATACCTCAATAGCTTCGCTGCCAGAGCAGAGAAATACACTTTTTCCATTATCTAAACCGGCGATATCAAGAATTGATTTTGCTGATTTTTCAAGTATTTCATTTGAATAGCAAAAACCAGCGTGCATTAATAATTCTATTTGGTTTTTGATTATATTGTTTATTTCAGCATTACTGTGTCCAAGAGATGTACACCATACACCTGACTCTAAATCCATATAAGCTTTACCTTTTTCATCATATAGGTAAAGACCCTCACTTTTCACAATATTTGGGATTTTAATCTCGTGACCTGTGCAAAAAAATACATGTTCCATTTCTTATTCTCTTTCTTTCATTTTTCACATAACGATAATTATATATCATGACGTAAAACGCTAATTCCACCTCTTTCCCCAGCACCCATATGTTCTTATTATAGATATGTTGACAAAAAATTACATGTATTGATTATATCCCTTGCCATATATTCAGTATTTTTGGGAAATATCATAAATATGAATCTTACAGACCACATAAATCGAAGAATTAATATTTGATTGCTTCAATTGTGGCGGTTTCCAAAACTCATCTTGCAACACATCCTTGATTCCATAAAAACTCAACCATATTTTCGATATCATCGAATGCCATATCAGTGAAATGCGTGCATGTCAATTAGAGAAAACCCTTACCCGCGTTAGGGAAAAATACCTAATGCCTGCTTTTTTCTTCGATAACGTCGGCTTAAACCAGGCCGCCTAAAGCCACGGTGATGGCTTCTCCGCTGACCCCGCTGGATTCTTCGGAAGCCAGAAATGCAATCACGTGAGCCACTTCTTCAGGGGTCGCCACCCGGCCCGGCGGATAGAGGGCCGCCCGTTCCTTCCACACCTCATCCGGGGTGATGCCGCGTTTTTCAGCTTCAGCTCCGGCGGATTTTTCCGCCATGGATGTCCGCACCCATCCGGGAAGCACGGCATTGGAGGTCACCCCATGGGGCCCGGCATCCCTGGAAATCGCGCGCATCAGGCCCAAAAGCCCGTGTTTGGCGCTGGTATAGGCACTGCCGGCATATTCCGCCTTTTCGCCGGCCGTGGAGCTGGTGAACACACACCGGCCATAGCCCTGTTCAATCATGTCTTTGACAACCATTTGTGACAGATAATAGGGCCCGTCCAGGTTGATACGCAGGGTTTCCTGCCACACTTCCGGCGGCTGTTCCCATATCACCCGTTCATGGGCCGAACCAATGCCGTGATTGCACACCAGAATGGATACCGGCCCTAAGCGCTCACGGGTTTGCTTGACGGCAAAGGCACATCCGTCAGGGGTTCCCAGGTCTGCGGCCACATAATCCAGTCCCAGGGTTTTTAATTCATTTTTACTTCTTGCAACGGCCATGACCCGGGCACCCCGGGATGTCAGCAGTTCAGCCGTTGCCCGGCCGATACCGCGCCCCGCACCTGTTACCAGTGTGACCCGTCCTTGGACTCCCGGCATGCGTTTCCTCCATTTTCAGGCGTGGTGCCTGTTGTTTTTTTTGTGGCAAAATTCACTGGGCCTCATTTCTAATGTCTCCGGGGAGTTCTATGGCGGCCGCATCGATATCAAAGATTTTTTTGCCCTGCACATAGTCTTTGGTGGCATACTGGGAAATCTTCTGAATTTTGGCAGACAGCTCCATCATGCGCAGGGTGTGTTTTTTTATGAGCTGTATCAGATCCTGCTTCTGGGCTGGTTTCAGGTTGGGTGCCGCCAGTTTTTCAATCCCGATCAACACCACCTGAAGCGGGTTGTTCAGCTCGTGGCTGACTGCGCCGGCCATTTCAAGAATGGCCCTGAGTTTTTCCTTGTCCCGCTGTTCCTGGGCCACCTGCTGCTGCTGGGTGATATCCATGAAATACCCCAAAGCGGCCCGGGTTCCCTGGTGTTTGACAGGGGTCACTGTTTCCATGACCCATTTTATTTGACCCATCCGGTCCACGACCCGGAATTCGTAAGGTGTGGTCCGGCGTCCGGCCAGCATCTGCCGGGCGCACTCCAGAACATGGTCCTGGTAATCCGCATGTACCAGGTCCAAAGACTTCATGCCGGTCAGTTCATTTTGTGCATATCCGGTAATCTTGCAGAATTGAGGATTTACATAGACGAACCGGCCTTTCTGCACAATATAACTGCCGATCAAAGCGCTGTTCCGGCTGTGTTCCAGTTCCTCTTCCGCCTGTTTTCTCTGGGTGTTGTCCCGAACGAATCCTTCAATGGCAATGGCCCGGTGATGCCGGTCCCGGACCACGGACCACCGGTCATGCATCCACCGGGTGGTGCCGTCGACACCGATGTAGCGGTATTCGACATCTCCGGTGGTTTCACCGGCTTCCAGGGTTTTTTTTCTTGCGGCCCGAAGCTTGTCAGCGTCCTGGGGATGGATGCGCTGGGCCACAGTCCCGGAGGTCAATACCGGCCGTCCCTGCTCACGGCTGCCGAACAGCGCCAGAAACCGCTTGTTAAAAAAAGGAAAGGTCCCGGATTCAATATCAAACAGATAAATGGCATCCTGGGAATGGTCGGCCAACTGCTGAAAGCTCTCGGACAGTGTCCGGATAATATCCGGGTCCCCGGTTTTGTTTTTGGCTTCGGCAGCACGCTCCAGTTCCCGGATTCTGGCTTCCAGTTCTTCATATGTGGGTTTGCCGGACATGGGGGGCCTCAGGAAAGGGATGTCGGGGTTTCCGGGGTGGTCAAAGCCCCGATGGCCGCCGAACACACGGCCACGGAAGCATCCGGATGATCAGCAGTGAATTCATCATTGTTTTTGGAAAAAATCGCCTGCCACCTTGTTTGGTCCGGGCTTCCCGGGCACAGGTCTTTCAAGTGAAAGCCAAAGCCTTTTGATTTCAGCGTGTCTGCCAGTTCCAGCGCGGCATGGATGTCTGTGGCCGCATGGGCCGGGAGGGCATTACCGAGATGTTTTTTAAGTTCATTTTCCAGTTTATCCGAAATGGATGAGTCCATGGTTTCCTCCGGTTCAGGGGTTGTCGGATTCCATCATATGGGATTGAAATGGAATGTCAATACTTCAGATTGTCAGCAGGTCAGATGAAAACAGGCGGCTACCCCTTTTGCCGTGCCTGCCAGGGCATTGTATTTTTCAGCCGCCTTTTTTGAGGACATCACCATGGCCGTGATCCCTTTTTCCTGAAGATCTTGTACCAGTGTGGCATGGGGCCTCATCAGGCCCGGTTTTCCCGTGCCGATCACCAGGATTTCGGCATCAGTTTCCAGAACCGGTTTTAAGTCTTCCAGCGTCAGCCGGTGCCCGGATTTTCTGATCCACGGGCTTAACACGGACCTATCCGGCAGGATCATCAGATCCTTTCTAAATTCTTTGCCGTTGACGGTCATTTTGCCGAAGGAATAAGAATTGATCATTTATCCCGCCTTTGTGTTGTCCAGTCTGATTGTTTCATTTTGACATTACATTGTCTGCATTGTGTTTGCAACGAAGAATTACAGGGTCGGCGACATCATGAATTTCCGTTTGAACGATTTTTTCTTTTTTCAGGTTGATTATATTCAAAAAACGCTTAATATAGTTGATAAGATGAATTGATTCCTGAAGCTTCTCGATGTTACTCTTTGCCAGGGATCCGCGGTTTTCCGGAATTTCGTTTTGATATTTCGGGTGATTTTTAACTAAACCCAGAAAGGAGTTTCCCATGGAAGTCAAAGATTACTGCAATGCAATGCTGGCTGAAGTTTCTGCTTGGAAAAACAAACTGGAGGCCATGAAAAAAACGGCTGACTCATACAGTACCCAGCAGAAAGAAAAGGTGCTGCCGTTGATTGGACAGCTGGAGCAGGAGGTTGCCACAGCCCAGATGCGGGTGGATCAGCTGGAAAAAGAGTGCCCCTCTGACTGGTCTCCCATGAAAAATGAACTGGACGATCTTTTCGGCACGGTGGGAAGCAATGTGAATCGCGCCTGGAAAGACCTCGAAGCCGGGAATGTCGGCGGATGATCCAATGTTGATCTGAAACGGCTGATTCAATCAGTATTCAAAGGCTTTGCGCACACGCGCAAAGCCTTTTTGTTTGCCGGGCCTTTACCCGGGACCAGGGGGTTTCCAGTAAACGACACCCTGGATCGGGTTTTCATACCAGGGGCTGTTTTCCTGAATCCAATGGTTTCTAAAGGTGCATGGCTTCTGTCAGTCGATCAGCCATTGAAAAACACCGCCAGCCACACTGTGGTTCGGTCCGGATCAGTCCAGGTGATACTCCATGTCATCAAAGATATCTTCCAGGGTGTAGAGCAGTTTGTCTGCTTCAGCCAGGCGCCGGTCGGCGATGTGTTCTTCAATGGCATGAAAGGTCTGTATCAGCTGCTGTTTGTGATCGAGCAGCACCTGCCGCAGCGGGGTGCCGTCGTATTGGTAGAGCAGCATGTCGATCTTTTTGGCCAGCTCGTACAGGGATGGGTTGCCGTCCACGAGATCCGGGTCCTGATATCCCAGGTGCCGGGCCAGGCGCGGGTAGGTTTTTTCAAAGCTTTTTTTGTAAAACGGCCGGATGGTCACGGTGATCTGCATATGCTGGCTCATGGGATTTCTCCTTTGTCCATATCCTGGAGGGTGAGTCGATCATGGTAAATTCCGGGGGTGGAACCGGCAATGGGCTGGGCTCCGGCTGTTTTGACAAAAAATTCCGTGGGCCCGGCACCGCCGATGACTGCATAGGCATATCCCTTAGCTGCCATGGCGTGAAGGCAGGACAAAAGCAGGGCTTTGCCGATGCCGGTACGGCGGTATTTTTCATCCACGCCCGTGGGTCCGAAAAAATTCAGGCAGGTGACGTCATGGCAGGCAAAACCGGCGATGTTTCCAGCGTCGGTGGCAATGAAACAGGACACCGGGACACGGGTGAAGGCCACATCACATTCACCGGCCCAGCCCGTGCCGAACCGGTGTGTCACCCATTGGACCACGGCCTGTTTTTCATATGCCATGGCCCGTCTAATCACAATGCCCTGTTCAGCCTGACGGTTCCGCTCTGATGCGGCCCCGGGCAGGTCATACAGCCGGACAAGCAGGTCGGGCATTTTTAAAAATCCATGTGCCAGCCGGCACCGGCAAAGGCAAACCGGTTTTTGAACCGGTGAAAGAGCCGGGCCGCGGCTTCGTTGCCCGTGCAGTGGGACACGGCAATGGTGCGGACCTTAAATTTGTCAAACGCATCCATGGCCTGTTCCAGCTGGGCCGGGTCATTGACAAATCCCAGGTGGGTGCCGCCGATGACTGCGGAAAATGTCTGATGCCCGGTTTTTTGGGCAAAATGTTCCATGATGTTGACAATGCCGGAGTGGGCGCACCCGGTGAGAATTACCGGTCCGGTCGGGGTCTCGATAAGCAGGCTGGCATCGTCTTTGAACGGGTCGGGAACAAATCCGTCACTGGTTTCGGTCACCAGTCGGTCATCAGAGGGTTCAAACGACCAGGTCCGGGGCACCTGGCCGGAAAAGAACACGCCCGGGGCGATGTCAGTGAAGTCGCTGTGGAACTCGAACCGGGCGTTGATTGTTTCTTCCAGTGCTGTTTGTGAAAACGGGATCCCGATATAGGTGGGAGGCTCTCCTTTGGGCATCACATATTTTGCGGCAAACAGGTCCGGATGGGCATGAATGGGCAAAGGCCGTTCCCGGGCCGGGATCTGCATCAGCCCGCCGGTGTGGTCAAAATGGCCGTGGCTGATCACCACGCCGTCCAGGGCGGCCAGATCGATTTTCATGGCCTTTGCATTGTGGGCCAGTCCCAGTCCCTGGCCCGTGTCCATGAGCAGACAGGTGTCCGGGGTTTTTATCAGGGCCGCGAACCCGTGTTCGCCCATGATGTCTCTGGCCATGTGGGCCCGGTTTTCACAGATAATGGTGATGCGGGTGTGTGTCATGGGACAGCTCCTTTATATGCGTGTCACAACCGGGGATGCATGTTCATGAGGCGGCAATTACCGGCCGGGGATCGGCCTGATATGAAGTGATGAACATCCGGTTCTTGTTTTCAAAAAACACCACCCCGTCCAGGTATCCAATGTCTCCGGCTTCCTCGTGGGGCAGTCCCAAGGCAAATTCCTTGAGGGGAAAGATGTTCCAGTCATGGGATACGCAGATGGCGATCTCATTGTCCGCCAGGCCGTTGACTTGTTCGGTCATGAACCGGGTGAGGGCGGCCGCGGTGGTTGCCGGATTTTCCATCACGGTGTCATCCAGACGGCTGTCAAACCAGTTGCGGATGTATGTATAGGTGCCCTGTTCCTTGAGCAGGGCCAGGGCTTTTTGGTTGTCCTTGATGTAAAACGGGGCCAGCTGTTCTTTTGGCTGGTTGTGGGGAAGTTGTATGCCGTGCTGGCGTGAGAATCCTTTATCAATGAGATAGGCGGTTTCAATGCACCGGCCGATGTAGGAGGAGTACATCCGAGGCAGAGGACCTGCCGGCAGATTTTGTCCCATTTCCACAGCATATTGTAAGCCTTCAGGTGTGAGATTCATGAAGGGTTCCATGCGGGCCTGGGTGGAATAAAGCCGCTCGGAATGTCTGATAATTGCGGCTATTTTTGTGATACCTTGGTTTAATAGTTGTTTGATGACAGTGAGGGTCTGGTCGGATTTAACTTCATATTTTCGGCTCATGGCAGGGTACGAAATCTCCTGAATGCTGGAAAGGTAAGATAGTTTATTTCATATGATTTTCATAACGCAAAGGAAGAAAACTGTCAATATCAAGTTTATCATCCCCCTGGAGTCCCGGGGTTTTTGCGGGCATATTGGCCCCGGGATAAATAAGAATCTGCCGCTGCCTTGAGGCGTTTTGATTGCTTGCAGCAGCGGCAGGGGCGGTTGGTGCGTTATAAAATTTTCAGAAGATCCGACAGGCGGGATATGTGGTTCACATTCAAGGTGGCTGAAAGGCCGGTGATCCGACTTTCACCGCAGGACAGAAAACAGGCAGCCATGCCTGTGTTATCAGCTGCAAGGATGTCATTGATTGAATCACCGACAAACAACACTTTTTCCGGAGACAGAGATAATGTCTTAAGGGCCAGGCCCAGGCTTTCCGGATGGGGCTTGAGCCGGGACATATCCTGGCGGGACAGAATAATTTCAAAAAAATCAATCAGGTTGAAACGTGCCAGAATACCGTGAACGGCTTCCCGCCCGCAATTGCTCACAACCCCCAGGCGGAATCCTTCTTTGACCAGTCTTGTCAGTGTGGATCGGGTGTCCGGATAAGGCTGCCACCTTTTCATGGCATCCTGATCATACCGGTTATACACGTCATCCAGCTTTGCCAGAAGTTTGCGTGCATCTTCTAAAGCACCCCGGTTGATCCATTGGTCTGTTATATCCCGGGTAAGATTAAACAGACTGACATAACTGGGAGGGTCGCCATAACGGGCCATATCCATCCCGGCATCCGAGAGAATGGCGCAGATTTCCGGAATGGCCTCATCCAGATCCCATTGAAAATCCACCAGTGTGCCGTCCAGATCAAACAGTACCGCCTCAAAGTTGTTCAATTGAGTTCTGACTTTAGTTTTTCCAACGCTGAATTGTCCCAGCGTTTGAAAAGGGTATGGGCAATACCCATGTAATCAAGCACTTTTCCCACGGACTGGTTGATGATGTCATCAATCGTCTCGGGATGATGGTAGAACGCGGGTACGGGGGGAACAATGTGGGCGCCCATTTCCGCAGCCAGGGTCAGCAGTCTCAAATGACCTATATGCAATGGTGTCTCTCTGAACATCAGGGCCAGTTTGCGTTTTTCCTTGAGTTGAACATCTGCGGCCCGGATCAAAAGGTTTTCATTAAAGGAATTGGCGATTCCTGAAAGTGTTTTTACTGTGCAGGGGGCAATCACCATTCCCAGGGTTTGGAATGAACCGCTGGCAACGGATGCGGCAATATCTGCATTGGTGTAGGTAACGTCTGCCATGGAAAGCACATCATCCACATCATAACTGGTTTCAATCTGGATATTCAGTTTTCCGGCTTCCGACATAATTAAATGGGTCTCAATATCCGTCTGCTTCAGAACCTCAAGCAGCCGGACACCGTAAATGACCCCACTGGCCCCTGCGATACCCACAATTAACCGATTTTTCATTATAACTCCTGTGTTATGAAATGTTATTGTCTTTGTATGTCGCTTCTTCCAGCAGGCGGTATCCTTTTTCTTTGATAACGGGGGTGATTTTTTTCAGGTATTTAATGTCAAATCGGATGATAAGGCGATTTGCGCCATTATTCGGGTTTTTGAGCGTAAAAAATCCATTGATTTTAACGTCGGCAGCAAAAAATTCTTCAAGGATTTCTTTTATGGTAGTTTTTGAATCTCCATTTAATTCAATCGTTACTCCGACAACACCTTCACCCTCTCCTAAAAGCTGGCTTAAAGCCTGGGTGAAATCTCTATTGGAGAGGGTCCCCACCAACTTTTCTCCATCCATTACCGGTAAAAAACTGCGGCCGAACCGGCTTCCTTTTTTGATGGCGTTCTCAACAGAGTCATCAATGGACAGTGTTACCGGTTTTCTCACCATGATATCCCTGACCTTTAATTTTTCATTAAAATACTGTATCTCGAAAATATCCTGGGTTGAAATCGTCCAGGATGCAGCTTCTCGCAAATCCCGCCGCGCAATAAACCCTTTGAATCTGCCATCATCCACCACTGCCAAAAACGGGACTTTTTTTGTTTCAAACTCCTGTATGGCCGCTTTTGCGGACAAGTCACTGGGAATAATATCAGGGTTTTTACGCATCCAGTTTTTTACGATCATGTCTGGTCCTCCATTTTTATGAGTAAGCGGTTATGTCTGGTGCATGAACCAGGCAAAAACAATTTAATCAAACAACCCCATTTCCGTTGCGAGCTTTTGGGCCAGATGTCCGGCTGTGGGGGTGATGAACCACATTTTCAGTCCTTCTTTCCGCAGTTGTCTGGCTTCTTCCCAATATGGGCCGGTAATTTTCCCTTTTCCAAACATGGTTTTAAAACGGGTAATTCCTGTTTTGCCGTATCTGTCTAAACGATCGGCTTCCACAACCAGGGTTGCGTTTATATTGGGCTTCTTGAAAACCGTTTCAGGCAGATCATGAATTTTTATGATGCGTTGAATCTCCCTGGTTTTGGTCTCATCATAGGAAAGATCATTTAATATTTTACCGGCAAGAATGGCGCCTTGTTCCATATGCTGCATAAAACTGATTGTTTTTGTTTTTTCCAAAGGGGTGGCAGCATTAAAATCAGCATAATCCACGACGGACCATCCCAGATCATGGAGGTATGCTGCCGGTAAAACAATGTTTGGATCCCCGTTTTCATGTTTCAGCAGATATCTGCACAGATCAACCGTGCGCAGGATATGTTCCCAGTCTCCATCCCGTCCTTTTTTATATAACGGGGTAATCGTTTCAATTATTTTTTTTTCAAGGGAGGCATCCATTAAAATATCTCCAATGCTGTTTTTATGACCATCTGGCTGAATAGCGGATCTTCCATGTTTGCATTGATTTCAATGATATCTATTCTGGAGTCCAGCAAACTGCGCAAAGTTTGAGTGAAAATCCTGTCTTCTTCCGGATCATGGGTCGGGTTTCCTGATGCATCTACCGAAGACCATCCTTTCAACGGGATCATTATTTTTACAGGTCCTTTCGCACCATTCAGCTTTCTGGCAAATTCACCGGCCACCTGTTTAAGTTCGTCCGGTGAAAGGCGCAGCCAGGTTCGGAATTTATCAAGGTCATATTTTCGTCGTTCATAGAAATCTTTTTTGTATTTGGACCGGGCAGGGGTCATATGGTTGACGGAACAGGTGGAAACAATCTGGGGGATCCCTTTTTTCCCTGCAGATTCGAGGCGATCAGGCCCTCCGTCCCGCATGTAGCCAAAATAGTGTTCCCCGACCCCGCCGGGAGCCAGGTCGATGACACCATGGAAAAACCCTTCGGCAATCATTTTTTCCATGGCCTGGTCCCCGACACCGGCTGCAGAAAATCCAGTGATTTGAAATCCTTGTTTTTCAAGAGCTGCACGAACGGTTCGGGCACATTGTTCACACGGCCCCAGCATGGTCATGGCAATGGTTTTTTTATTGT
Above is a window of Desulfotignum balticum DSM 7044 DNA encoding:
- a CDS encoding PAS domain-containing sensor histidine kinase, producing MSGKPTYEELEARIRELERAAEAKNKTGDPDIIRTLSESFQQLADHSQDAIYLFDIESGTFPFFNKRFLALFGSREQGRPVLTSGTVAQRIHPQDADKLRAARKKTLEAGETTGDVEYRYIGVDGTTRWMHDRWSVVRDRHHRAIAIEGFVRDNTQRKQAEEELEHSRNSALIGSYIVQKGRFVYVNPQFCKITGYAQNELTGMKSLDLVHADYQDHVLECARQMLAGRRTTPYEFRVVDRMGQIKWVMETVTPVKHQGTRAALGYFMDITQQQQVAQEQRDKEKLRAILEMAGAVSHELNNPLQVVLIGIEKLAAPNLKPAQKQDLIQLIKKHTLRMMELSAKIQKISQYATKDYVQGKKIFDIDAAAIELPGDIRNEAQ
- a CDS encoding Mth938-like domain-containing protein, which produces MINSYSFGKMTVNGKEFRKDLMILPDRSVLSPWIRKSGHRLTLEDLKPVLETDAEILVIGTGKPGLMRPHATLVQDLQEKGITAMVMSSKKAAEKYNALAGTAKGVAACFHLTC
- a CDS encoding Tm-1-like ATP-binding domain-containing protein — translated: MNTPKTVLIISTLDTKREETRYLKYKFKEIDVLPLLMDLSMRGKEPSRAELTPSHVASAGGSTIEEINQSRERSTITNIIIDGATKIARDLYLAGKIHGVMAIGGSTGSLMATDVMRSLPFGIPKLMISSTAALPGLSTRYIGTGDILLFHSVIEISGVTDMLKNVMDRACYAMKGMIKYVDNTLAAHNKKTIAMTMLGPCEQCARTVRAALEKQGFQITGFSAAGVGDQAMEKMIAEGFFHGVIDLAPGGVGEHYFGYMRDGGPDRLESAGKKGIPQIVSTCSVNHMTPARSKYKKDFYERRKYDLDKFRTWLRLSPDELKQVAGEFARKLNGAKGPVKIMIPLKGWSSVDASGNPTHDPEEDRIFTQTLRSLLDSRIDIIEINANMEDPLFSQMVIKTALEIF
- a CDS encoding HD domain-containing protein: MDASLEKKIIETITPLYKKGRDGDWEHILRTVDLCRYLLKHENGDPNIVLPAAYLHDLGWSVVDYADFNAATPLEKTKTISFMQHMEQGAILAGKILNDLSYDETKTREIQRIIKIHDLPETVFKKPNINATLVVEADRLDRYGKTGITRFKTMFGKGKITGPYWEEARQLRKEGLKMWFITPTAGHLAQKLATEMGLFD
- a CDS encoding SDR family NAD(P)-dependent oxidoreductase, whose product is MPGVQGRVTLVTGAGRGIGRATAELLTSRGARVMAVARSKNELKTLGLDYVAADLGTPDGCAFAVKQTRERLGPVSILVCNHGIGSAHERVIWEQPPEVWQETLRINLDGPYYLSQMVVKDMIEQGYGRCVFTSSTAGEKAEYAGSAYTSAKHGLLGLMRAISRDAGPHGVTSNAVLPGWVRTSMAEKSAGAEAEKRGITPDEVWKERAALYPPGRVATPEEVAHVIAFLASEESSGVSGEAITVALGGLV
- a CDS encoding histidine phosphatase family protein translates to MSRKYEVKSDQTLTVIKQLLNQGITKIAAIIRHSERLYSTQARMEPFMNLTPEGLQYAVEMGQNLPAGPLPRMYSSYIGRCIETAYLIDKGFSRQHGIQLPHNQPKEQLAPFYIKDNQKALALLKEQGTYTYIRNWFDSRLDDTVMENPATTAAALTRFMTEQVNGLADNEIAICVSHDWNIFPLKEFALGLPHEEAGDIGYLDGVVFFENKNRMFITSYQADPRPVIAAS
- a CDS encoding CBS domain-containing protein, translated to MIVKNWMRKNPDIIPSDLSAKAAIQEFETKKVPFLAVVDDGRFKGFIARRDLREAASWTISTQDIFEIQYFNEKLKVRDIMVRKPVTLSIDDSVENAIKKGSRFGRSFLPVMDGEKLVGTLSNRDFTQALSQLLGEGEGVVGVTIELNGDSKTTIKEILEEFFAADVKINGFFTLKNPNNGANRLIIRFDIKYLKKITPVIKEKGYRLLEEATYKDNNIS
- a CDS encoding GNAT family N-acetyltransferase → MPDLLVRLYDLPGAASERNRQAEQGIVIRRAMAYEKQAVVQWVTHRFGTGWAGECDVAFTRVPVSCFIATDAGNIAGFACHDVTCLNFFGPTGVDEKYRRTGIGKALLLSCLHAMAAKGYAYAVIGGAGPTEFFVKTAGAQPIAGSTPGIYHDRLTLQDMDKGEIP
- a CDS encoding HAD family hydrolase, whose protein sequence is MNNFEAVLFDLDGTLVDFQWDLDEAIPEICAILSDAGMDMARYGDPPSYVSLFNLTRDITDQWINRGALEDARKLLAKLDDVYNRYDQDAMKRWQPYPDTRSTLTRLVKEGFRLGVVSNCGREAVHGILARFNLIDFFEIILSRQDMSRLKPHPESLGLALKTLSLSPEKVLFVGDSINDILAADNTGMAACFLSCGESRITGLSATLNVNHISRLSDLLKIL
- a CDS encoding MBL fold metallo-hydrolase — translated: MTHTRITIICENRAHMARDIMGEHGFAALIKTPDTCLLMDTGQGLGLAHNAKAMKIDLAALDGVVISHGHFDHTGGLMQIPARERPLPIHAHPDLFAAKYVMPKGEPPTYIGIPFSQTALEETINARFEFHSDFTDIAPGVFFSGQVPRTWSFEPSDDRLVTETSDGFVPDPFKDDASLLIETPTGPVILTGCAHSGIVNIMEHFAQKTGHQTFSAVIGGTHLGFVNDPAQLEQAMDAFDKFKVRTIAVSHCTGNEAAARLFHRFKNRFAFAGAGWHMDF
- a CDS encoding UbiX family flavin prenyltransferase, translating into MKNRLIVGIAGASGVIYGVRLLEVLKQTDIETHLIMSEAGKLNIQIETSYDVDDVLSMADVTYTNADIAASVASGSFQTLGMVIAPCTVKTLSGIANSFNENLLIRAADVQLKEKRKLALMFRETPLHIGHLRLLTLAAEMGAHIVPPVPAFYHHPETIDDIINQSVGKVLDYMGIAHTLFKRWDNSALEKLKSELN